The genomic interval TCGTGGATGATGCTGCCGCGTCCGCAGTCCGCGACCTGGATCGGCTGGGCGCCGCCGATGCGACCGATGTACGAGCTGCAGTCGCTGCCGGAGTCCTTGAACAGCACGTAGTCCTTGTCCGCGCTGGTACGGGGGCGGACGTTGAGCTCGGTCTCGTTCACCTGGCCGATGGCCCAGGCGATGTTCTGCGACTGGGACTGCGAGACGCTCGCGTCGATCACGTAGGGGATGTCCCCCTTGGGCCACAGGCTGGAGCTGTCCTTCAAGGTGACCGCACCCTTCACCCCGAAGGGGGAGGTGCGTGGCATGGCGTAGAGCATGGCGACGTTCTGAGCGGGGCCCAGCAAGATGTCGCCCTCCATCACCGCCATACCGTTGACCACCTGGTAGCTCACCAGCTGGCGAACCGCGCTGCCGGGCAGGAACAGCGGCGCCGTGACCACCTGGCGCGGGGCCTGGAGCTGATAGCCCTCGGCCGAGAGGGGGGAGCGGGGGCCAGGTGGGGAACTGTCAGGAGGGGGCGCCGTGGGTGCGTACTGTGCGCGCTGGTTGGTCTGGCCAGTATTGATGGTGCAAGCGGCGAACAGGAGGGGCAGGGTGAGCAGCGCAGCGCCGCGGGCGAGGGGCTTCATTTTTGGTCTCCTGGATATTACGCGGAAGACTAAAGCGTGTTGACAGTTTTGGCCAACACCGCCCTTCTCGGGCGTTGGGCATAGGCCCTTCCTGCTTCGACGAGGGTAGTTTCACGGACCACCAAGAGCGGTGGTTCGCCAGAGCTTCCCTCTCCACAGGCGTTTTGCGTCTCCGCGTGCTTCGCGGCGACGGGAGGCCAGTCTCCTTGGCCGAGTACGCGAGGGTACTGAGCCAAGCACACGGCAGCGTTCTCATCGCGGTCGGCCTCGTGACCGCAACTACTGCAGTGAAAGATGCGCTCTCCGAGGTCGAGCCGCTCGCCGATGGTCCCGCACGCGCTGCATCGGCGCGTGCTGGGGTAGAAGCGGTCAGCCACGGTGAGCGTTGCGCCGTACCACTTCGCCTTGTAGGCGAGCTGCGCTCCGAACAGCGCCCAGGCGCTGTCCGCGATGGCACGGGCGAGTCGGGTTTTGATGAGCCCCGAGATACTCAGCTTCTCGATGACCAAGTGACCGTGGGTCTGGGCCAGTCGGCTCGATTGGCGATGGGTGAAATCGTGTCGGATGTTGCGAATGCGTTGGTGCACGCGCGCGAGCTGGGCGCGGGCCTTGTGCCGATTGCGAGAGCCCGGCTGCTTCCGGGACAGGCTGCGGCTCTTGCGCCGCAGCTTCGGTAGCGCGGCGCGGAGCGGGCGCGGGCTCTCGATGTGCTCGACCTGCCTACCGCTTTCGCTGGCGAGCACCGCAAAGGTCTTGAGCCCGCGGTCGATGCCGACCGGCGGAGCCTCTGCGCTGCCGTGGCGCCGCGCGGGATGCAGCTCGGCGGCCTCGACGTTCAAGGTCACGCGCCAGCGGCCGCCCTCGCGGGTGCTGACCGTGGCGAACAGCACCTTGGCTCGGCCGCTCTTCAACATGCGGCGCAGCCGGCGCGTGCATTCCCGGACGGCAATGCTGCCGAGCTTCGGCAGGCGCACGGAACGCGGGTCGCCCTCGCCAACGCGGACTTCGTTCTTCTTGTTGCGGATGCGGAACGACTGCCGCGCTTCCGACCTCTTCTTGAACTGGGGAAAGCCGGGAGGCTTACCCGAGCGCTCTCCCTTGCGACCCGCCGAGAAGGCTTGCAGCGCCCGCCCCAAGTCGACCGCTGCCTCTTCGAACACCTGCTGGACGACGTCGGTACGCCAGGAGAGCCCCACGCGCCCGTCCTCGTCCACCCCGGCTCGCTCCGACCGCTTCCATTCATTGAAGTCGTTGATGAGATCGAAGCCCGACCACGGCGGCTTCTCCTCGGCCTCGAGCGCGTTGATGACGAAGCGCAGGCACTGATTGAAGCCGAAGCGCGCCGCTCCCACGTGACGCCGGAGCAGCTCTTCCTGCTCGCGCGTCGGCTGGAGCGTGAAGCTGAAGGTGGTGTGCCGAGTCACCCGGGCCACACCGTGAGAGCAACGCGAGCAGCCGCAAGAATCACGAATCTGGCGTAGCTCCGCGTGGTTTTCTCGTAGCGCGTGGCCACGCGGCGAAACGCCTTCACTCGCCCGAACCAGCGCTCCACCGTGTTGCGGAGCCGGTACTTGTCGCGGTCGAGCTCGCGCTGGACCTTGCGATTCCTGCGCGAGGGGATGACCGCCTCGAACCCTGACGCCTGGATATGCGCCAGTGCGGCATTGCTGTCGTAGGCCCGGTCAGCGATGACAGCCTGTCCCGTACCCCGCTCCACGACGAGTGCATTCACCTGCGTCACGTCAGCCGCCTCGCCTCCCGTGACGATGAAGCGCACCAGCGCGCCCTCGGCCGAAACGAGCGCATGAACCTTTGTGGAAAAGCCACCGCGAGAGCGGCCGAGACCTTCTGATGATTGCCCGCCCCCTTTTTCAGCGCGCCCGCCGCATGTGGATGCGCTTTCACGATGGTGCTGTCCATCAACAGGTCATCGGAAGGCCGCACTTGCAGCACTTCGTGAAGCTGGTGCCAGCGACCCGCCAGCGCCCAGCGCCGAAAGCGCCGATACACACTGCCCCACTTCCCATACTCCGCCGGCAAGTCTCGCCACGGTGCGCCCGTCCGTAGGATCCACAGCGTTGCTTCGATGAAGCGACGATTATCGTCGCCCTTTGGACAACGTGACGTGAGAGCGGAAACCAACGGCGCGATGCGTGCCCACTCGGCGTCGGAAAGCGCGACTCGAACCCCCATTCGCGCAGCCTATCAATAACTGAACGCATGTCAAGCTCAATTCTCATCGAGGCAGGATTTCAGCACCAATCCCATCCAGAAACTGTCAACAGACTCTAGCGGATCTTCCGGACCGCGGTGTGGCCGCGCCGGACCAACAAAAGAAAATCCGGGGTCCTACGTCAGACGGAGAACAGGGACAGACCATTGAAGTGCGGTAGATTGCCTGCGATGCGCAGTATGCTGATGGCTCTCATGGGGCTCGCTGCCCTGGCCTGTGACCCGAAGCCCCCGGAGGCCACGGTGCCCGACCCGCCCGCGAGCAGCGACCCGACGCCGCCCCCACCCACGGCCTCCACCCCGGCGGAGGCGGAAGCCGGTCCGGCTCCGAGCGCGATGGAGAAGACGCTGTTCGTGAAGGAGACGCAGGCGGACTGCGAAGGCGAGGGACCGCGCAAGTGCTTGCAGGTGCGGGACAGCGCCGACGGCGAGTGGACGCTGCTGTACTCGCGCATCAAGGGCTTCGACTACCAGGAGGGCTTCGCCTACGAGCTCCGCGTGCGGGTCTCGAGCGACGCCCATCCCCCGGCGGATGGATCGTCCGTGCGCTACGAGCTCGTGAAGATCGTCTCGCAGGAAAAGAAGTAGCTACCCGCGGAACGAGCAGTAGATGTCGTGGCCGGCGATGCGATAGATGTCGCCCTCGGCCACGGCCTTGCGCTGCACGCGTTGGCCCTGGAACTCGATGCCGTTGGTGGAGCCGAGATCCACCACGTAGTAGTGGCCGCCGTGCCACTCCACGTTGGCGTGTTGGCGTGACACGTTGGTGTCGTCGATGGGCAGATCGGCCATCTTCTTGCTGCGGCCGATGACGAACTTCGCCTGTGCGACGGTGAAACGCTGTCCGTTGTAGTGCAGGTACAGGGCGTAGGTGGGCGCGTCCTGCGGCGGAGCTTGCGGCGGTGGCGGCGTGTAGGCGCGCTGCGGTGGACCGGGCGGCGGACGCGTTGCCGGCGGCGGCGGTGGCGGTGGCGGTGGTGGCGGCGCGTAGCTCTGGCGCGGCTGCGGCGGCGGTGGCGGCGCGGGGCGGCTGTACTGCGGCGGCGGTGGCGGCGGCGGCGGCACGTGCTGGCCCGGCGGCGGATGCGGACCCGCACGACCCCCGGGCGGCGGGTGCGGTCCCGGCGGAGCGTGTTGACCGGGAGGCGGGTGGGGGCCAGGAGGCGGATAACCGCCTTGCGGTGGCGCTGGCGTGAGTGACTGCGAGACGTAGGCGCGGAGCGCGTCGTTGATGAGGTCGTCGACCGCGACACGGCGGCTATAGGCCGCACGCTCGAGCTCGTACCAAACGTTGTCGTCGCAGTAGAACTGCCGCGGCTGGCGGCGATCGTTCATGGCATCCCTCGGGGCTGTGCCGGAGAGCCTACATCGTGTCGGCCCTCACGCTCCACTGCCTTGAAGCGCACGCGGCGGGGCCGGGCTCCGGTCCCGGAGGTCGAGAGCCACCAGGATGTCCAGCGCCATGCGTTTGCGAGAGCCGCCGTCTTCCGTCGGCCCCACGCAGGCTGGGCAACCGCCTTCGCAGCGGCAGCCCTCGATCAGGGCTCGGGCGCGGTCGCAGAGCTCGCCGGCTCGCTCGAAGATGCGCGGCGCGAGGCCCACGCCGCCGGGCTGCGCGTCGAACAGGAACACCGTGGGGTCGAAGCCGCCGATCCGGCCCCCGAAGGGATCTCGTCCTGGAGCCACGCCCTCGGTCCCGCCGTCTCCCAGGGTCTGACCGATGTCTCGCGGATCGCACATCAGGGAGAGCGTGCTCACGGTTTCCAGGGCGCGGCCCAGACCGCGAAGGCCATCCACCACCGCTGCTCGCGGCTTGCCCAGGGCGTCGATCACGGCTTCCGGCAGGGTGAGCCAGAAGCTGACGGTGTGCATCTGGATCTCGGGCAAGTGCACGTCGCCGTAGCCGGCGTTCTCGTGGGTGAAGAATTTGATCTTCTTGTACCCGGTGACCTTCTCCTCCACTTTCACGTCGCCCAGGCCGATGCGCGTGTTGCCGAAGGCGCGCAGGTCGTGCTCTTCGATCACCTGCACGGTGCGATAGGTGAGGGCAGTGGTGAAGTAGTCCGGCGCCACCTTGCGCACGAAGGCTTTGTGGTTCTCGTAGTCCAGCCGTTCCACCTGGAACTGCTCGGCGTCGTGCTGGTAGATGGCTTGCTCGTGCAGCATGGTGTGCGCCGCGCGCCAATCGAGCTCGGCGATGCTCTTGTCCGTCGCGACGTCGATGATCACGAAGTTGTCCCAGCCGATGTTGCGCAGCGACACGTGATTGGCGGGGAACGCCTCGCCGGCCCAGTGGTAGACGCCGCCGCTCTCGTGCACCAGGCCGTGGCTCGCCAAATAGTCGAGGGCGTTCCGGGTGGAGCGGGCGTCGAGGGACAAGTAAGCCTCGCCCTGGGCGGCTTCTGGGTGCGCGGGGCGCGGGCCCGCGGCGCTGAGCTCGAAGGGCGCTTCGAAGGCCGCGCACTTCAGGTGCTGGACCAGGACCTCCACGTTGGCCGGATCGATGCGCGCTTCTTCCGCGGGGGCGCCCAGCAAGTAGCTCGGGTCCCGCGCCAGGTACTGATCCAGCGCGGAGCTGCCGCACACCATCACCGCGATGCTGCCGTCCCCGCGGCGGCCGGCCCGGCCGAAGCGCTGCCAGGTCGCGGCGACGCTGCCCGGGTAGCCGGCGCACACGACGGCGTCGAGATCACCGATGTCGATACCGAGCTCGAGAGCGTTGGTGGCCACCACGCACAAGATCTCGCCTTCGCGCAGGCCCCGCTCGATGGCGCGCCGGGTCTCCGGCAAGTAGCCGCCGCGGTAGGCCATGATGGCGTCGGCGCCGGCGACGTCCCCACACTTGGCGCGCAGGTACTTGAGCATGACCTCCACGCTGTTGCGGCTGGGGCCGAACACGATGGTGGGCACCCGCGCACGCACCAGGGTGGCCGCCAGGTTCACGCTTTGCTTGAGGGCGCTGGCGCGAATGCCGAGCTCGGCGTTCACGACGGGTGGGTTGTACACGAACAAGCGCCGGCTGGAGCGCGGCGCGCCGCTCTGGTCGACCAGCGCCACGGTGTCCACGCCGAACAGCCGCGCGGCGTGCTCGCGGGGATTGCCGATGGTCGCCGTGGCCGCGATGAACACCGGATCCGAGCCGTGGAATCGCGCAATACGCTTGAGGCGCGCGATGACGTGGGCCATGTGGGAGCCGAACACGCCGCGGTAGGTGTGAAGCTCGTCCAGCACCACGTACTTCAGGTTCTGGAAGGTGGCGACCCACTTGGCGTGATTCGGCAAGATGCCCGCGTGGAGCATGTCCGGGTTGGTCAGCACGATGCGACAGCGCTCGCGAGCCACGCGGCGCGCGTCCCCCGGCGTGTCGCCGTCGTACACGGTGGCGGCGACGCCCAGCTCCGCCTCGGTGATGAGCTCGCGCAGGCTGTGCTCCTGATCGCGCGACAGCGCCTTGGTGGGATACAGGAACAGCGCGCTGGCGGTCGGGTCCTCCGACAGCGCCTGCAGCACCGGTAGGTGGAAGCACAGGCTCTTGCCGCTGGCCGTGGGCGTGGCGAGCACGACGTGGCGCCCGGCTCGCGCTTCGGCGATGGCTTGGGCCTGGTGCGAGTACAGCTCGGTGATGCCGCGCTGAGCGAGGGCCCGCCGCAGCGATGGCGCGAGGTCTTGGGGCAGGGGGGCGCTGGTGGCGCCTTGGGCCGGGGACGTGTGATCCGCCGTGAAGCACTCGCGCACGCTGCCGCTCGACAGCCACTCTGACACCACGGCGTCGATGCCCACGGGATGCGACCAGGGAGCCTCCGGCATGGCGAAAGGCTAAACAGATGCGCAGCTGGCGGCAACTCGAATCAAAGAATCGTGGTTGGGTTTGGGCAGCCGCTCGGCGAGCTCGCCGATGCTGGGCAAGACGAGCGGGGACTCATGCTCGACGAGGAACGGTTTGCCCCAGCGAGTGAGACCGAAGAAGGAACCGACGCCGCTATGAAACGGCGGGTTGGGGTCTGCGTTGGTGATCGGGCGTTGCCCGTGGGCACGCTGCGTGAATCCGTTGGCACTTTGGAGAGCGGTGGGGATGACCGAACCGGAGTTGGAGCAGTTCGCTGGCGCATTCGAGCATCGGGAGCGGGAAGCTGCTCGAAAGGCATGAGATTCCGGGACCTGGCACGCGAGCGACTGGCCCTCGGCCGCGACCTGTCGTAGGAAAGCGCCCCCGATGAGCGACCCGATCGACGAGGCGCGCCCCGCAGAAGAGGCCGTCGAGCCCGAAGCCCCGCAGCCCGAGCCCGCGGATCCCGTGGTGGCCGCCCCCGAGGCCGCGGCTCCGCTAGCGGTGGAACCCGTCAAAGCGGAGCCCGAGCTCACGCTGGACGAGCTGCGCCGCCGGCCGAGCTACCTGTTCTTCGGCATCGCGGCTTCAGTGAGCCTGGTGCTCGACATCGGCACCAAGGCGTGGGCGGAGATCGTGCTGTCCAAGCGCACCCTCGTGGATCCGTCCATCGTGTTGGTGAAGGATCATCTCACCTTCACCCTCGCCTACAACAAGGGCGGCGCCTGGGGGCTTTTGCACGACGCCAGCGAGTCGGTGCGCAAGCCGTTCTTCCTGGCGGTCAGCGCCCTCGCCATCGCCTTCATCGTGTCGCTCTACAGTCGGCTTTCCCCCGGACAGCGCTCGCTCAAGTGGGGGCTGCCGTTGGTGCTCGGCGGCGCGCTCGGTAACCTGTCGGATCGCATCACGCGTTCCAGCGTGATCGACTTCATCGACTATCGCGCCAACTGGGTGGAGTCGATGAATCACTTCATCGCGCGTTGGGCCAAGGGCTGGACCATCACCGACCACTGGCCCACGTTCAACGTGGCGGACGTGTTCATCTGCATCGGCGTCGCGCTGATGGCGGTGGACATGATGACCTCGCGCCGCAAGCCGGCGAAGCCGCCGCCGGTGGTGAAGGAACCGGAGCCCAAGGTGGAGAGCGTGCCGCCGTCGCCCGAGAGCTCGTCCGCTCCAGTGAGCTGAGGCCGATGCAGGGCCGGCTGTTCAGCTTCTTCTCGATACCGTTTCCCAGCTACTTCGTCCTGCTGCTGACGGGGTTCATCTTCGCCACTGCCGCCGGCGCCATCTGGGCCAAGCGGGTGGGGCAGGACCCCGACGTGGTGGTGGATCTCGGTCTCGCCATGTTGCTCGCCGGCGTGGTCGGCGCTCGCCTGCTGCACGTGATCGCCGACGGCTACTTCTGGGACTACGTGCACCTGTGCACCGATCCCGCCAAGGTGGACTGGAAGATCACCCAAGCCGAGTGCATCACGGACCGCTACAACGGCGTGTGGGACGCCGCCAAGGGCGTGTGCCACCCCACGGAGGTGGACTGCTGGGCGTGGGCGAAGTTCTGGGCCGGCGGCCTCACGTATTACGGCGGCTTCATCGGCGCGAGCTTCGCCGGGTGGTGGCTGCTCAAGCGCGACCGCTTTCCGTTCTGGAAGGCGGCGGACATGGCCGGCCTCGTCATTCCCATCGGCCTCGGCTTCGGGCGCATGGGCTGCCTGCTCGCCGGCTGCTGCTTTGGTCTGCCGTCCAAGATGCCCTGGGCGCTGTCGTTCCCGTCCCACAGCCCCGCGAGCGAGACGCAGTTCAAGGTCGGGCTCCTCGACTCGCCGTTCGATCCCTCCTTGCCGGTGCACCCCACGCAGATCTACGAGTCCGCCGGCTCCTTCGCCATCGCCGCCTTCCTGATCCTGTTCCTGCACTCCCGGAAGCGCTACGACGGCCAGATATTCCTCGCCTTCGTGGCGCTCTACGCCGCCGTGCGCTTCGTCCTCGAGTTCTGGCGCAACGACGACCGGGGCGGGCTCCTGGGCCTGTCCACGTCGCAGCTCATCGGCGTGATCCTGGTCGCCATCGTGGTCGCCGTGCACCGCGTGCGCCTGGCCAAGGTCGCCTGATCATTGTCGGTCCGCCGCGGAACCTCGGGCTTCGTTGGCCCGACGGCGCGGGGAGTCGTAGGATCGTGGGAATGCGGCGCCTGATCCCGTCCGTCCTCGTCGCGGCCTCGCTGCTCGTCGCGTGCCAGAAGGCCGACGAGCACCCGCCCGCCCTGGACACCACCTGTCCGCCGGAGAACCCGAACTGCCACGACCTGCCGCCGCTCGGCGGCGGCGGCACCAAGGACGGCGGGACCGGCGGCAGCACGTCGTCCGACGGCGGCGTGGCGGGCGAGGGGACGACCCTGACGGGAAACGTCGCGGCGCTCACCTCCGAGGACTTCCAGTCCGGCGTCAACTACGGCGACGTCGCCACCGTGTCCGCCGACGCCGCGGACGGCGGCACCGCGACGGCCACGTATCAAGGCGGGAGCTTCACCCTCACCGGCGTGATGCCGACCCCGGAGCTGTGGGTCACGGTGACGCCCGCGGTGGTGGGCGAGTACCTGCCCACGCTGCAGCCGCTGAGCAGCGAAGCCGACGCCGACGTGACGCTGTACCTGATCCCGGCGTCCACCATCGATTTGATTTACGGGCTCTTGAGCTTCCCCGTGGCGCGAGAGGTGGGCCGCGCCCACGTGGTGCTGCGCTTCGTCGACGCCACCACCGGCGAGCCCATCGAAGGCGTGACGGTGTCCCACGTCGGCGAGACCGTGAGCTACGACACCGGCGGCAGCTGGAGTGACGTGCAGACCGGCACCGGGAGCTTGGGCTACGCCGTGCTGGTGAACGCGCCGGCGCAGTCGAACCGCACCAAGCAGAAGGTGAGCTTCGATACGGGCACGGTGAGCGGCTCGCTGGACATCGCCATGCAGAGTGACGCCATCACTCTCGCGGACATCGCCATCGCGCAGTAGCTCAGTCCCAGTTCGAGCTGAGCCACATCTTCCAGCTCTTCAGGGTGCCGCTCTCGCCGCTGACGGTATCCCGGATTTCGAGCACCCAGTCGCCGTTCACCATGTTGTCGCCCTCGATGCCGCTGGGGGCCACGATATGGCTGGGCGGATTCGCCTGGTGATTCCAGAGGGTGGCTTCCGCGCCGCCGGGCTGGTGCAGCACCACGACGAGGTCCTGCTTGCGGGGATGGTCGATGTCGAGATCCACGACCACGTCCATCGGCACCGTGGCGAGGCCGCTCACCGGCAGCGTACTCTCGACGGCCGCACCGTCGTCGCTGATGGAAAGCGGCGTGGTGCTCTCGAAGGTGTTCGCCGCCCAGGACTCCATGCAGAAGCCGTGGCTCAGATAGGGCAGGGTGAGGCCGGCGCAGAGCCCGCTCTGGCACTCCGAGTGGGCATCGCACTCCATGCCGTTGGGCGTGGTGCCGCCCAGGGTCTTCGGATACTCGCGCAGCGCCAAGAGCGCCGAGTGACCCACGTAGTAGAGCTCTGAGAGCTGCAAGATGCTCTCGATGTTTCCGGCGGCGACGATGGAATCGGCGGCGCGCTTGTCGAGCCCCACGTCGATGTCCAGCGTCTCGTGGCTGGCGCCATTGACGAAGGCGAGAGTGGCGTTCGCTTCGTCGACGCTGAAGGCCACGTTGTCCCAGGTGCCGAGCAGCTCGGAGCCGCTCGGGACGTAGCCGCCGCTCTGGGCGTAGGCGAGCAAGCTCGCCATCGCCGCGGGGCCGACCCAGGGCACGCCGTCCACCTCGGCGACGTCGTCGAACAGGTCGTCGTCGGCGGTGCCGAAGAGGCCGTCCGCGCCGTTCCTGTGGGCAATGAGGTTCTCCGCCGCGCGCTTGTCGAGCGGGACGAGCTCGTCGAGGACGTACAGATCCGTGGCCGCGTCGTTCAAGAGGGCAACGACGCCCAGGGCGTCGGCGCTGCCCTCGACGATCGCCTGGCTGCCGCTGGCGACCGTGCCCGCGCCGGGCTCGCTGCCCGGATCCGTTTGGACGGCGCAGCCCACGGACAGGGCGGCGGACAGTGCGAGGAGGCCGAACAGCTTGGAGGTCGCCATGCGCCGGCCCTACGCAAGCATCGGTCCATGACGGAAGTCGTGAAAAGCTGGGGGCTCGACGGGCCTCGCGTGTCGCTCAGGGACTTGAATGTTGCATTTGTGCAATTAATGGTGCGAATGATGTAACTTGGCGGCAGCGTCCGGGCGCGGCCCGACGGGGCTCGCGCCGCAGCAACATCCAGCGGCAAATCCAGGGGATGGGGCGTTGCCTGGATCGCCCGCCGGGGAGCTGGTAAGCGCGCGTCGTGGCGAAGCTCATCGATGGCAAGGCGATTGCGGCTCAGGTGCGGCGCGAGGTGGCCGACGGGGTGGAGGCGTTCCGTGCGGCCCATGGGCGCGCGCCGGGGCTCCACGTGGTGCTGGCGGGGGACGACTCGGCGTCGGCGGTGTACGTGCGCAACAAGGAGCGCGCCTCCAAGGAAGTGGGCATCGAGGGCGTCGTGCATCGCTTGCCGGCGACGATCGGCGAAGGCGATCTGCTCTCCTTGGTGAAGCGCCTCAACGACGATCCGAACGTGGACGGCATCCTGGTGCAGCTGCCGGTGCCCGACGCCGTGCGGCCGCACGCGGTGATCGAAGCCATCGATCCCGCCAAGGACGTCGACGGCTTTCATCCGGTGAGCGTGGGCGCGCTGTGGGCGGGCACCCCGGGGCTCGTGCCCTGCACGCCCCGCGGCTGTATTCGCCTGCTGCGGGAAGCGGGTGCGGACTTGCGAGGCGCGCGCGCCCTCGTCATCGGTCGCAGCAACATCGTGGGCAAGCCGATGGCGGCGCTGCTCCTGGCGGAGCACGCCACGGTGACCATCGCGCACTCGCGCACCAAGGATCTCGCTGGCGTGTGTCGGGAGGCGGACGTGATCGTCTCCGCCGTGGGGCGCGCCAAGATGGTGACCCGGCAGTGGGTGAAGCCCGGCGCCTATGTCATCGACGTGGGCATGAATCGCGACGAAAACGGCAAGCTCTGCGGCGACGTGGACTTCGCCTCGGTGGAGCCCGTTGCCGCTGCCATCACGCCGGTTCCCGGTGGCGTGGGTCCGATGACCATCGCCATGCTGCTCGAGAGCACGCTGCACGCCGCCCGAATGCGAGAAGCCAAGCGGTAGATCTGGCCGCGAGCGGCGTAGAAGGGCGCATGCAGGCCCAACACTATCCGCCTCAGCCCTACGCCCCTGCCAAGGCCAAGCCCCCCGTCCTCAGCATCCTCGCCGCGGTGGTGGCGCTGGGGCTCGGCATGATCACGTTTCTCATCGCCGGCTTCCGCGGACACAGCGCCGGTTGGGAGATGATGGCCGCCCCCACCGCACTCACCGGCTTGGCGGGGCTGGTCGGCTTCGTCGGCGGGCTCGGCGCCCTGAGCCGCAAGTCCTTCCTGGTGGCCCTGGGGCTGATCGCGGTGTCGGGACTGGGTGGGCTCCTCGCCGTCGCGGGCTTTGTGCTGGGCGCGTGACGCTCAGCGATAGCGCGACACGTCCACGCCGAGCTTCTTGCAGATGGCGCTGAGCGCTGCATCCATCTGCCGCAGGGTCTCCTCCCGCGCGCCGCTGTTGTCGATCACGTAGTCGGCGAGCTTCACCTTCTCGGCGAGGGGCATCTGCGCTGCGATGCGTGCCCTGGCTTCGGCCTCCGTCATGCCGTCCCGCGCCATGGTGCGCGCGATCTGCGTCGCCTCCGAGACACTCACCACGACCAGCGGTCGCAGCGCGTCGGCGAGCCCCGTCTCTACCAAGAGCGGCACCTCGTAGCAGACCAGGGGCTCCCCCGCGGCGCCGTGCTCCGCCACCCGCGCCAGGGCCAGATCCCGCACGCGGGGATGGGTGATCGCGTTGAGCTTCCGGCGTGCGTCCTCGTCGCCGAACACGCGCGCCGCGAGCTTCGGTCGGTCGAGCTCGCCGTCCTCCGCGAGCACCTCGGCGCCGAAGGTCGCCACGATCTCCGCGAGGCCCTCGCTGCCCTTCGCCACCACC from Polyangiaceae bacterium carries:
- a CDS encoding dephospho-CoA kinase; this translates as MTHVFGLTGGIGSGKSTVATHLRARGVPVIDADVLAREVVAKGSEGLAEIVATFGAEVLAEDGELDRPKLAARVFGDEDARRKLNAITHPRVRDLALARVAEHGAAGEPLVCYEVPLLVETGLADALRPLVVVSVSEATQIARTMARDGMTEAEARARIAAQMPLAEKVKLADYVIDNSGAREETLRQMDAALSAICKKLGVDVSRYR
- the folD gene encoding bifunctional methylenetetrahydrofolate dehydrogenase/methenyltetrahydrofolate cyclohydrolase FolD — encoded protein: MAKLIDGKAIAAQVRREVADGVEAFRAAHGRAPGLHVVLAGDDSASAVYVRNKERASKEVGIEGVVHRLPATIGEGDLLSLVKRLNDDPNVDGILVQLPVPDAVRPHAVIEAIDPAKDVDGFHPVSVGALWAGTPGLVPCTPRGCIRLLREAGADLRGARALVIGRSNIVGKPMAALLLAEHATVTIAHSRTKDLAGVCREADVIVSAVGRAKMVTRQWVKPGAYVIDVGMNRDENGKLCGDVDFASVEPVAAAITPVPGGVGPMTIAMLLESTLHAARMREAKR